From Pirellulales bacterium, the proteins below share one genomic window:
- a CDS encoding DUF456 domain-containing protein produces MNIALAILFVVLLLGAWFLTLLNLPGNWVLVGAAAIYVLLVDPTSYVAMGWQTVIALAVLATLGEVAEFAAGAAGATRAGGSKRGAVLAIIGSIIGGMLGLAVGVPIPIVGPLVGAILLAGAGAFVGAILGESWKGRALEESWQIGEAAFWGRLGGSLAKIAIGGLMVVVACAALVL; encoded by the coding sequence TTGAATATTGCGCTCGCCATCTTGTTCGTGGTGTTGCTCTTAGGAGCCTGGTTCCTCACGCTGTTGAACCTGCCAGGTAATTGGGTCCTTGTCGGCGCCGCGGCGATCTATGTGCTGCTGGTCGATCCGACGTCCTACGTCGCCATGGGTTGGCAAACGGTCATCGCGCTGGCCGTGCTGGCGACCTTGGGAGAGGTGGCCGAGTTTGCCGCCGGCGCAGCGGGGGCCACGCGCGCCGGGGGCAGCAAACGGGGCGCCGTGCTAGCCATCATCGGCTCGATCATCGGCGGGATGCTCGGACTGGCCGTGGGAGTACCGATTCCCATCGTCGGACCACTCGTTGGCGCCATCCTGCTGGCCGGCGCCGGCGCCTTTGTCGGGGCGATCCTGGGCGAAAGCTGGAAGGGGCGTGCCCTGGAAGAGAGCTGGCAGATCGGCGAGGCCGCCTTCTGGGGACGACTCGGCGGTTCGCTGGCGAAAATCGCCATCGGCGGATTGATGGTCGTGGTGGCTTGTGCGGCGCTGGTTTTGTAG